One segment of Candidatus Micrarchaeum acidiphilum ARMAN-2 DNA contains the following:
- a CDS encoding thermosome: MADTKLNGQQVLLLPEGATRLLGRDAQRTNIAVAIAVANAIKTTLGPKGMDKMLVSDLGDIVITNDGATIMDEMNVEHPVAKIMVDIAKTQDKEVGDGTTTVVVIAGNLLKGAEDLIDQGIHPTVIIKGYKTAAARAAEVLEKYSKAVDSNDEATLQKIALVSIGSKNIGDDSTKAQIAKLIIKAVKQVMDKKGDNTFYVDHDFIKIEKKAGGNISDTQLINGVLIDKEVAHPGMPKLINNAKVALLDVALEIEKTETDAKIEITSPEQMQQFLQQEERMLKEMVEKIKKSGATVVFTQKGIDDVAQHYLAKEGIMAARRIKKSDVEKLSRATGATIVTSLDDLSSKDLGYAGVVEERKISGEQMIFVEKCKDPKSVTIFIRGGTQQVVDEAERSIQDVIGAVSTTIESGGKYVPGGGNAELHVAEELRAYASEVGGREQLAIQKFADAVEIIPKVLAENAGMDSIDTIVQMRSKHKAKESKYFGVDVYGNRVADMEKIGVLEPTKMKEQALYSASEAAEIILRIDDIISSKGRSGAPSGPGGGYGQGGMPGEGMD, translated from the coding sequence ATGGCAGACACAAAACTCAATGGACAACAGGTTTTATTGTTACCTGAAGGGGCTACAAGACTTCTTGGAAGAGACGCGCAGAGGACCAACATCGCAGTTGCGATCGCGGTTGCGAATGCGATAAAGACAACGCTCGGGCCGAAGGGCATGGACAAGATGCTGGTGAGCGACCTTGGCGACATAGTAATAACCAACGACGGAGCCACCATAATGGACGAGATGAACGTGGAACACCCGGTGGCAAAGATAATGGTTGATATTGCCAAAACGCAGGACAAGGAAGTCGGAGACGGCACTACCACAGTGGTTGTGATTGCAGGCAACCTGCTCAAGGGCGCGGAAGACCTTATAGATCAGGGCATACACCCGACAGTGATAATAAAGGGCTACAAGACTGCAGCGGCAAGGGCTGCCGAAGTGCTTGAGAAATACTCTAAAGCAGTAGACTCTAACGACGAGGCTACACTTCAGAAGATTGCCCTGGTGTCGATAGGTTCTAAGAACATAGGCGACGACTCTACAAAGGCCCAGATAGCCAAACTGATAATAAAGGCGGTAAAGCAGGTCATGGACAAGAAGGGGGACAACACCTTCTACGTTGACCACGACTTCATAAAAATAGAGAAGAAGGCCGGAGGCAACATATCAGACACGCAGCTGATAAACGGCGTGCTGATAGACAAGGAGGTGGCTCATCCAGGCATGCCGAAGCTGATAAACAACGCCAAGGTAGCGCTTCTGGACGTGGCGCTTGAAATAGAAAAGACCGAGACCGATGCGAAGATCGAGATAACCTCTCCGGAGCAGATGCAGCAGTTCCTGCAGCAGGAAGAGCGCATGCTTAAGGAGATGGTCGAGAAGATAAAGAAGAGCGGCGCAACAGTAGTATTTACGCAGAAAGGCATAGACGACGTGGCGCAGCACTATCTTGCAAAGGAGGGCATCATGGCCGCAAGAAGGATAAAGAAAAGCGATGTTGAAAAGCTTTCCAGGGCCACCGGAGCAACTATAGTGACAAGCCTTGACGACCTGTCATCCAAGGACCTCGGATATGCCGGGGTTGTAGAAGAGCGCAAGATCAGCGGCGAGCAGATGATCTTTGTCGAGAAGTGCAAGGATCCGAAGAGCGTGACCATATTCATACGCGGAGGCACGCAGCAGGTAGTAGACGAGGCAGAGCGCTCTATACAAGACGTCATAGGCGCGGTATCAACTACTATAGAGAGCGGAGGCAAGTACGTACCTGGAGGCGGAAACGCAGAACTCCACGTTGCCGAGGAGCTTAGGGCATACGCAAGCGAGGTAGGCGGAAGGGAGCAGCTTGCCATACAGAAGTTTGCCGATGCGGTCGAAATAATACCGAAGGTCCTGGCCGAGAACGCCGGAATGGACTCAATAGACACAATAGTGCAGATGAGAAGCAAGCACAAGGCGAAGGAGAGCAAGTACTTCGGCGTAGACGTTTATGGAAACAGGGTAGCCGACATGGAAAAGATCGGCGTGCTGGAGCCAACAAAGATGAAGGAGCAGGCGCTGTACAGTGCAAGCGAAGCTGCGGAGATCATCCTCAGGATAGACGATATAATAAGCTCCAAGGGCAGGTCCGGCGCACCCTCTGGTCCGGGAGGAGGCTACGGCCAGGGCGGAATGCCAGGAGAAGGCATGGACTGA
- a CDS encoding adenylate kinase-like protein has translation MKNVRVLVIGSPGAGKTSILNGLGDKSGFSIVTLGTLMQKYASQAKPIEDRDKLRYIKMTETDEIRNKALDEIKAMKSNVIIDTHATVERKGRFIAGLPLKALESIGNLAGIIYIDATTEEIIQRRERDAGKRNREIEKPDVLDAQRIINLSMLAFYNLYLNIPIYSLHNEEGQLERSIERLKYYLEDILNEAT, from the coding sequence ATGAAAAACGTTAGGGTACTTGTTATTGGCTCTCCCGGAGCCGGAAAGACAAGCATTTTGAATGGCTTAGGGGACAAATCCGGGTTTAGTATTGTGACGCTGGGCACGCTCATGCAAAAATACGCCTCGCAAGCCAAGCCCATAGAGGACCGTGACAAGCTGAGATACATAAAGATGACTGAAACAGATGAAATAAGGAACAAGGCACTGGACGAAATAAAGGCAATGAAATCGAATGTGATCATAGACACGCACGCAACCGTGGAAAGGAAGGGCAGGTTCATAGCCGGGCTTCCCCTAAAGGCCCTTGAATCCATAGGCAACCTAGCCGGAATCATATATATAGATGCCACCACAGAAGAGATAATACAGCGCAGGGAAAGGGACGCAGGCAAGAGGAACAGGGAGATAGAAAAACCGGATGTGCTTGACGCGCAGAGAATTATAAACCTGTCAATGCTTGCATTCTACAACCTGTACCTTAACATACCCATATACTCGCTACATAATGAGGAAGGACAGTTGGAAAGGTCAATAGAAAGATTAAAATATTATTTAGAAGACATATTAAATGAAGCCACTTAG
- a CDS encoding Ribosomal protein L34e yields MPKPRYRSHSFKKVQRVTKSGRNVTHYRRGKNAEPKCGICGAELNGIGTRGGKSRKTTSRIFGGVLCSKCTAEVVKLESRIENGDMKLDDIRMKQRAFVLQLMAH; encoded by the coding sequence TTGCCCAAACCAAGATATAGGTCGCATAGTTTTAAGAAGGTGCAGAGGGTCACTAAAAGCGGCAGGAACGTGACGCATTACAGGCGCGGAAAGAACGCTGAGCCGAAATGCGGTATATGCGGAGCCGAACTCAACGGAATCGGAACTCGTGGCGGAAAGAGCAGAAAGACGACGAGCAGGATATTCGGCGGGGTCCTTTGCTCAAAATGCACTGCGGAAGTGGTAAAGCTTGAAAGCAGGATAGAAAACGGCGACATGAAACTTGACGACATAAGGATGAAGCAGAGGGCCTTTGTGCTTCAGCTGATGGCGCACTGA
- a CDS encoding cytidylate kinase — translation MIRICVSGLTGSGKTTIGMEIAKRFGIEHVQKSYKEYVNDYSKIADFINGLEDDFVKAFDKEIIKMAEGRNCVVTTWLGPWLIKDATLRVWLDSSLETRARRWSEKYGKDYEASLKEINEKDIATIEGTRKVYGFDLLNDHEVFDISINTEKVSIEECVSIITVMAFKRD, via the coding sequence ATGATAAGGATATGCGTGTCCGGCCTTACAGGAAGCGGCAAAACGACCATCGGAATGGAGATTGCAAAAAGGTTCGGCATAGAGCATGTCCAGAAGTCTTACAAGGAATATGTCAATGACTACTCTAAAATCGCGGATTTCATTAACGGCCTGGAAGACGATTTTGTAAAGGCTTTCGACAAGGAAATAATAAAGATGGCCGAGGGCAGGAACTGCGTGGTCACCACATGGCTTGGGCCGTGGCTTATAAAGGACGCCACGCTGCGGGTTTGGCTTGATTCCAGCTTGGAGACCAGGGCCAGAAGATGGTCTGAAAAGTACGGGAAGGACTACGAGGCCTCGCTTAAGGAGATAAATGAAAAGGACATTGCGACGATCGAGGGCACAAGAAAGGTATATGGCTTCGACCTGCTCAATGACCATGAGGTGTTTGACATCTCGATAAACACGGAAAAGGTAAGCATAGAGGAATGCGTTTCGATAATTACAGTCATGGCATTCAAAAGAGATTAG
- a CDS encoding metallophosphoesterase, with product MKIAIISDMHIGYERFELDAYAQAKDALSLAAQKADAIIIPGDVFDNRNPKPDVIASAINIFRDLSKSGWKARVSSFISSRGEASYTDVPILAIPGTHERVAEGKANALSLLGLAGLLVDVSEATATLEKDGEKVAVFGLGGLSEERVKQRLQELKPSPVPSAFNIFMLHQSIYELLPFDNSFIRFEDLPEGFDLYVDGHIHSRFESKVHGKPFLIPGSTVITQLKENEQSKKGFFIYDTLSGVYDFIEIKSRDFVFRKMGFSEARPDEIMQRCDEEIGRIVSNNASKPIIRLQLEGTIEKGRSPSGMGLSSLAQKYSKSALIEIDTSKIVPAGLEQELESIRSSKIEQMPIKELGMSTLRDKMASLGIKGLDVSALFELLDDSSTSAKSKTAAKVLDFLEHYASG from the coding sequence TTGAAGATAGCAATAATATCTGATATGCACATAGGCTATGAACGATTCGAATTGGACGCATATGCCCAGGCGAAGGACGCTCTTAGCTTGGCAGCCCAAAAAGCCGACGCCATAATAATACCCGGGGACGTGTTTGACAACAGGAATCCAAAGCCGGATGTCATAGCTTCTGCAATAAACATTTTCAGGGATCTTTCAAAATCTGGATGGAAGGCTCGCGTTTCATCGTTCATCTCATCCCGCGGTGAAGCCTCTTATACTGACGTTCCAATCCTTGCAATACCAGGCACGCACGAGCGTGTGGCAGAAGGAAAAGCGAACGCACTGTCCCTTTTGGGCCTTGCCGGCCTTTTGGTTGACGTAAGCGAGGCAACTGCAACTTTGGAAAAAGACGGCGAAAAGGTAGCTGTGTTCGGCCTAGGCGGGCTTTCAGAGGAGCGTGTCAAGCAGAGGCTGCAGGAGCTCAAGCCCTCTCCAGTACCATCCGCGTTTAACATCTTCATGTTGCATCAGTCCATATACGAGCTGTTGCCATTCGACAATTCATTTATCCGCTTTGAGGACCTGCCGGAAGGGTTCGACCTCTACGTTGACGGTCACATACACAGCAGGTTTGAATCCAAGGTGCACGGCAAGCCGTTCCTTATACCCGGCAGCACGGTAATAACGCAGCTCAAGGAGAACGAGCAGTCCAAGAAGGGCTTTTTCATATACGACACGCTCTCGGGCGTGTACGATTTCATAGAAATAAAGTCCAGGGACTTCGTATTCAGGAAAATGGGCTTTTCCGAGGCCAGGCCTGATGAAATAATGCAAAGATGCGACGAGGAGATAGGCAGGATAGTTTCAAATAATGCAAGCAAGCCTATAATACGCCTTCAGCTCGAAGGCACTATTGAAAAGGGCCGGAGCCCATCTGGTATGGGGTTGAGCTCTCTTGCCCAGAAATACTCAAAGAGTGCGCTCATAGAAATAGATACCTCAAAAATTGTGCCTGCAGGATTGGAGCAGGAGCTGGAAAGCATACGTTCCAGCAAAATAGAGCAAATGCCGATAAAAGAGCTTGGAATGAGCACGCTCAGGGACAAAATGGCATCCCTTGGCATAAAAGGCCTTGACGTAAGCGCGTTATTTGAACTTCTCGACGATTCGTCTACCTCCGCAAAAAGTAAAACTGCGGCAAAAGTGCTAGATTTTCTGGAGCACTATGCGTCGGGCTGA
- a CDS encoding phosphoesterase RecJ domain protein: protein MEEISFSGLQKLVKESKGMKAAITFHSVADTDSVASANAMATYFENSTLVNPDYITKNAMTLLKKYASQKVRIAEKIPEDADIIVLVDVNNFEDCGNLSKELASTGKKILIIDHHSPKKIDNKNVTAFNDESYNSASSIVYELLESIGHKIDADTAKLLAAGIIADSAQFKNSTPRTFIEIGQLLSLSNSDYASLSDEFHHVPYYERSAAIADLFKSEVVIKNNFIFIYGETATHANVLADKAIDIGADVSLFVSKKEDEISFSARLRPPLDKQTGIHLGAIMKNLGTIIGGSGGGHPCAAGAYGPRQSGQSEFIEKFMLDVLDKIKNVSGE from the coding sequence ATGGAAGAAATAAGCTTTTCAGGCCTCCAGAAGCTTGTAAAAGAATCCAAAGGCATGAAAGCGGCCATTACCTTTCATTCGGTAGCCGATACCGATTCTGTTGCGAGCGCAAATGCGATGGCTACCTACTTCGAAAATTCTACGTTAGTAAACCCGGATTATATAACAAAGAATGCCATGACTCTGTTAAAAAAATACGCCAGCCAAAAGGTTAGGATAGCAGAAAAAATCCCCGAAGACGCGGACATCATAGTGCTGGTGGACGTGAACAATTTCGAGGACTGTGGCAACCTTTCCAAAGAACTCGCAAGCACGGGCAAGAAGATACTTATAATAGACCACCACAGCCCAAAGAAAATAGATAACAAAAACGTAACTGCATTCAACGACGAGTCTTACAACTCGGCATCAAGCATCGTATACGAGCTTCTGGAAAGCATAGGACACAAGATTGACGCTGACACTGCAAAGCTGCTCGCGGCCGGCATAATAGCAGACTCCGCGCAGTTCAAGAATTCAACACCGAGGACGTTCATCGAAATAGGCCAGCTTCTCTCGTTGTCGAATTCCGACTATGCATCGCTTTCAGACGAATTCCACCATGTTCCTTACTATGAGCGTTCGGCCGCAATCGCCGATCTGTTCAAGTCAGAGGTTGTGATAAAAAACAATTTTATTTTTATATACGGCGAGACTGCCACCCATGCAAACGTCCTAGCTGACAAGGCCATAGACATAGGCGCAGACGTATCACTTTTCGTTTCGAAAAAGGAGGACGAAATATCGTTCTCGGCAAGGCTTCGACCCCCTCTTGACAAGCAAACCGGAATCCACCTAGGCGCGATAATGAAAAACCTTGGAACTATAATAGGCGGATCCGGAGGCGGACATCCGTGCGCAGCAGGCGCATACGGGCCCAGGCAGTCCGGGCAGTCGGAATTCATAGAGAAGTTCATGCTCGATGTTCTTGATAAGATAAAAAACGTAAGCGGCGAATAG
- a CDS encoding Prefoldin beta- domain protein: MDQDQVERLTINYQRLQDQLQSLNMQKEQMLSQKEEYKIAEEELSKASGRVYVSVGGAIIESTKEDAIKNVKDKQEFITMRLTIIEKQIEESSKKEAEMKRQINDILKANKPQ; this comes from the coding sequence ATGGACCAGGACCAAGTAGAAAGGCTCACAATAAACTACCAGAGGCTGCAGGACCAGCTACAATCCCTAAACATGCAAAAAGAGCAGATGCTATCCCAGAAAGAAGAGTACAAGATTGCCGAGGAAGAACTGTCAAAAGCCAGTGGCCGCGTTTATGTCTCTGTTGGCGGAGCAATAATCGAGTCGACAAAGGAAGACGCCATAAAGAACGTGAAGGACAAGCAGGAGTTCATAACGATGCGCCTCACTATAATAGAAAAGCAAATAGAAGAATCGTCAAAGAAGGAAGCAGAGATGAAAAGGCAGATAAATGACATTTTAAAAGCCAACAAACCGCAATAA
- a CDS encoding NADH dehydrogenase (quinone): protein MEPAPRSGKALRGARTTQKSENMPVMRINVGPIHPSTHGVLRLLVDVDGDTIENMTCHIGFLHRGVEKLMENRMYMQSPSYTEKLDYVAPLGWDDLYVHTVELALQKEVKETAKYARVIIMEFQRIASHLFFIGALCNDIGQMFTMFMWAFRERDAVLKFLEDISGSRMFYVNMRVGGLMRPLPDDFYDRAYKLTEYIEYKVKGYKDVIDDNSIFMERTKGIGTISKKEAIDFGLSGPNLRASGVEYDVRKEYPYYAYDRLKFKVPTSNAGDGYARYKMRYEEIFESIKIIRQALDKMPRDNDVVGLPIKLIGPEAKPDIVINHHELPRGEGIIYMVPDKQKPYRIRLRSPVFISLSALEHICKGAKFADLFSIAGTLDVVMAEVDR from the coding sequence ATGGAACCAGCCCCCCGCTCAGGAAAAGCTTTGCGTGGGGCAAGGACTACGCAAAAGAGTGAGAACATGCCTGTAATGAGAATAAACGTAGGGCCGATACACCCAAGCACGCACGGCGTACTGAGGCTGCTGGTTGACGTTGACGGCGATACGATAGAGAATATGACGTGCCATATCGGCTTCCTCCACCGCGGGGTTGAAAAGCTCATGGAGAACAGGATGTATATGCAAAGCCCGTCCTATACAGAAAAACTCGACTACGTAGCCCCGCTCGGCTGGGACGACCTGTATGTGCACACCGTAGAGCTGGCGCTTCAAAAAGAAGTAAAGGAGACTGCCAAGTACGCTAGGGTAATAATAATGGAGTTTCAGAGAATCGCGAGCCACCTATTTTTCATCGGGGCGCTGTGCAACGATATAGGGCAAATGTTCACCATGTTCATGTGGGCCTTCAGGGAAAGGGATGCGGTCCTGAAATTCCTAGAAGACATTTCTGGAAGCAGGATGTTTTATGTAAATATGCGCGTCGGAGGGCTAATGCGCCCGCTCCCGGACGATTTCTATGATAGGGCGTACAAGCTTACTGAATACATAGAGTACAAGGTAAAGGGCTACAAGGACGTAATAGACGATAACAGCATATTCATGGAAAGGACAAAGGGCATAGGCACAATTTCAAAGAAAGAAGCCATAGACTTCGGGCTTTCGGGTCCAAACCTAAGGGCATCCGGAGTGGAATATGACGTGCGCAAGGAATATCCATACTATGCCTACGACAGGCTAAAGTTCAAGGTGCCGACTTCAAACGCAGGCGACGGATATGCAAGATACAAGATGAGGTACGAGGAGATTTTTGAAAGCATAAAGATCATACGACAGGCGCTTGACAAGATGCCCAGAGACAACGACGTAGTCGGGTTGCCCATAAAATTGATAGGCCCCGAGGCAAAGCCGGACATTGTAATAAATCACCATGAGCTTCCAAGAGGCGAAGGGATAATATACATGGTGCCTGACAAGCAAAAGCCGTACAGGATACGCCTGCGATCTCCGGTGTTTATAAGCCTTTCCGCCCTAGAGCACATATGCAAAGGGGCAAAATTTGCCGACCTGTTTTCGATTGCAGGCACGCTAGACGTGGTAATGGCTGAAGTTGACAGGTAA
- a CDS encoding NADH-quinone oxidoreductase, B subunit: MYEEHDPERFANAEKEMTKMLQDSLKKRKTPTNTMFLRLSDFSKAVSNGVVKWSRSNSMWPMLFGLACCAIELMDFGAARIDAERKGYLLFRGTPRQCDVMIVAGWVTKSMVPRVKRLYEQMASPKYVVAYGECATAGGPWYESYNIVKGIDQVLPVDVYAIGCPPKPENLFAALMKLQEKVGGKVAGSEERTIAENPRRAENERV; this comes from the coding sequence ATGTATGAAGAGCACGATCCCGAAAGATTTGCCAATGCCGAGAAGGAAATGACAAAAATGCTTCAAGACAGCCTGAAGAAGCGCAAAACGCCCACCAATACCATGTTTTTAAGGCTTAGCGACTTCAGCAAAGCGGTTTCCAACGGTGTAGTTAAATGGAGCAGATCAAATTCCATGTGGCCTATGCTTTTCGGCCTCGCCTGCTGCGCCATAGAGCTTATGGACTTTGGTGCGGCAAGGATAGACGCAGAACGCAAGGGATACCTTCTGTTTCGCGGTACGCCCCGCCAATGCGATGTGATGATTGTCGCAGGCTGGGTCACCAAATCGATGGTGCCTAGGGTGAAGCGCCTTTACGAGCAAATGGCTTCGCCAAAATACGTCGTGGCATACGGGGAATGTGCAACGGCAGGAGGGCCATGGTACGAGAGCTACAATATAGTAAAAGGCATTGACCAGGTGCTTCCTGTGGATGTCTACGCGATAGGCTGCCCTCCAAAACCGGAGAACCTTTTCGCCGCGTTAATGAAACTTCAGGAAAAAGTAGGTGGTAAAGTTGCTGGAAGTGAAGAAAGAACAATTGCTGAAAACCCTAGACGAGCTGAAAACGAACGGGTATGA
- a CDS encoding NADH-ubiquinone/plastoquinone oxidoreductase chain 3, translated as MLYNYIAIVFFSLFAIFIPASFLFTSWLLRDKIPSNPVKNAPYESGEIPIGNSRDIDIEYLPYFLLFIPFEIVAVLAIVWASQAHTIGFDSGLYILGLTVISMLLAFAGYRIISDKYV; from the coding sequence ATGCTATACAACTACATCGCCATAGTGTTTTTTTCGCTGTTCGCAATATTCATACCCGCCTCCTTCCTGTTTACTTCTTGGCTGCTTAGAGACAAAATACCCAGCAATCCAGTAAAGAATGCACCTTACGAGAGCGGAGAAATACCAATAGGAAACAGCAGGGACATAGACATAGAATACCTGCCATACTTCCTGCTTTTCATACCCTTCGAGATTGTTGCGGTGCTCGCCATAGTCTGGGCATCGCAGGCACACACCATAGGGTTTGATTCCGGATTATACATACTAGGGCTTACTGTAATATCTATGCTGCTCGCATTTGCAGGTTATAGGATAATAAGTGACAAATATGTATGA